One genomic window of Gossypium hirsutum isolate 1008001.06 chromosome D11, Gossypium_hirsutum_v2.1, whole genome shotgun sequence includes the following:
- the LOC107929737 gene encoding disease resistance protein RPS6-like, producing MSDRRPSYRPTHKRLVWQQAQELLSSAGHGRGAKFALKSSISRDLVNLKVINLFFSKNLVRIPDLSNATNLGKIYLNRCSKLSELPPSLQHLEKLTHLDFSYCKNIRSLPSLYKAISLTQLDLSGCSNLLSFPEVSLNVTKLWLDGTAIEEVPSSIECLSNLRVFNL from the exons ATGTCAGATCGAAGACCAAGTTATAGACCTACTCACAAGAGGCTTGTGTGGCAACAAGCTCAGGAGCTTCTGTCATCAGCTGGACATGGTAGAG GTGCCAAGTTTGCTCTTAAGTCTTCTATTAGTAGG GATTTAGTAAATTTGAAGGTTATCAATCTCTTCTTTTCTAAGAACCTTGTAAGAATCCCAGACCTCTCCAACGCCACCAATCTTGGAAAGATATACCTTAACCGGTGTTCTAAATTGTCTGAGCTTCCTCCATCCCTTCAGCATCTTGAGAAGCTAACTCATTTGGACTTCAGTTACTGTAAAAATATTAGATCTCTGCCTAGCTTGTATAAAGCCATATCCCTCACCCAACTTGATCTTAGTGGCTGCTCAAATCTGTTAAGTTTTCCAGAGGTTTCATTGAATGTAACAAAGCTATGGTTAGATGGAACTGCAATTGAAGAAGTTCCTTCCTCCATCGAATGTCTCTCTAATCTTCGTGTATTCAACTTATGA